The sequence ACGTGTCTGGTGAATATGCGACAAACTCTTCCCATGCATCTTGTGGATGGTTGACGATATAGGTTGTCGCTTTTTCTATTGCGTTATTAAACTTGCGTATCGCATCGGCGTCATAGTTGTTTGCATTCGCGACAACCACGAGTTCATCGTAGGTTGGTACACCATGTTCCTCAGGATAAAAAGCCTTGGATGGATAGCCTTCAATCGCCAATTGATTGGTTTCAAAATTTCTTAAACCGCCCCAAATCGCATCCACTTTGCCAGAGGCGAGAGAAGACGATAGTGCCCAACCTATGTTAATAATTTCTACCTCATTAAAGGCAACACCCACTGATTTAAGCATGGTGCCGACCGTCGCTTCTTCGTTGCCAGCAATTGCGATACCGATTTTTTTGCCTTTTAGATCAGCCAGAGAATTTATCTTGCCGTTGTCTAATACCATCAATGTATTCAGTGGGGTTGATATCAAGGTGGAAGCGCGGATCAGTGGCAGTTTTTCTGCGACATCAATCGTTAAACTGGTTTGATAGGAGATAGCTAAGTCCACGTTGTTAGCCGCAACAAGTTTGGCTGGTAGGCTAGGGTCGGCAGGCTCTTGAATCGTTATAGTCAATCCTTGTTCATTGAAGTAGCCTCTTTCTTGGGCAATAACGATTGGTCCATGGTTCGGATTTACGAACCAATCTAGCATTAATGTAATGCTTTTATTGTCTTCTGCAATGACGCCAAGTGGAATGAAGGCGAGCAAAATAGTCAGCCATCCTTTTCTTACTATGGATCCTTTCTTATTTTTGGTGAACATTATTTTTCCTTAAATATTGATGTGTTGAGGTTAGAGCTGCCAATGGATAGCTCGTTTGAGAAATTTGTCTGTAATGAAATACAGAGTGATTGAAAATAGGGCCAATATAAATAAAGCGGCGAACATCTCATCTATCATCATTCGCGCATTGGCTTGCAGCATTAAGTACCCTAATCCCGCACTGGAACCGACCCACTCTCCGACTACCGCACCAATAGGCGCGACGACAACGGCCACACGGATACCCGATGCAAGTGCTGGTAATGCCGCTGGGAGGCGGATATGTCGTAAAGTTTGCCATTTTGAGGCAGACATGGTTTTTGCTAGGTCGAGATAACCAGTAGGAGTAGAGCGAAGTCCGTCATAACAGCAGGTCGTGACAGGGAAGAAAATAATGAGTGCCGCCATGACGACTTTCGAAGCGATGCCATAGCCAAGCCATAACATTAATATTGGCGCTATGGCAAAAACAGGAATAGCCTGACTGGCAATCAATATAGGTAATAACCACCGCTTGAGAGGTTTAAACAGAAGCATCTGCAATGCAAAAACCATCCCCATTGTTAAGCCTAAAATTAAGCCTAAAAGAATTTCCTGCATGGTTATCCATGTGTGGAAAGCCAATACATCGATTCGCTGTATTAGTTTTATTACTACTGCTTGAGGTGACGGTAAAATAAACGCTGGAAGCTTAAAAACGATAACGACTAACTGCCACAGTCCAAATATGACCAAAATAGTAATAACGCCCTGTAGTAAAGGTCTTATTCTGTTTTCGGGTTTGGCCTTAAGGGCTCCAGTAACCTCTAAATCTAAGTTAATCTCCGACATGTTCTTGCTCCAACTGTTCTATTAACTTCTGTTGTAACTGAGCTATTTCCTCACAGAGTTTTCTGGGTGCTTTTGTATCTGGAACGGGAAAGGAGTGAGTTTTAGAGGGAGAACCTTGCATTAGATAGATCTTGTCTGCCAGTCTAAGCGCTTCTTGTGGATCGTGAGTAATGAGTACCACCGTGTTGTTTCGCAATAAGGTAGCGGAAAGGTTTTGTAATTGATGACGGGTGACAGTATCTAAAGCTGAAAATGGTTCATCCATCAGAACCAAGGGTTTATCTTGCATCAGCGTTCGGGCGAGGGCGACCCGTTGGCGCATACCACCCGAAAGTTGATCAGGGAACTTTTCGATATGTTTGGTTAAGCCGACTTGTTCGATAAGCAGAACCGCTTTTTGACGCTCTGGTTCAGACAATTTTTGAGAGGCAAATTTAAAACTTAAACAGACGTTGTCCAAGACATTTAACCACGGTAGAAGTAAGTCTTGTTGTGCCATATAAGCAACATGTTGGCTGAGTTCACCATTAAGGTGAGTTATTAGGTTTCCTTGCCAAATCAGATTATCTTTTAATAAGCCAGCGAGAAAACGAAGAAGAGTGGTTTTTCCACAACCACTTCTGCCTAAAATACAGGTCCATTCTCGAGTCATTATCTGCATGTTAACCCCAGAAATTATAGGCTGGTGGCCATCCTTGTAACCTAAAACCGTGTTGTTTAGTTCTATGAGTACAGAATTATTCATGCTCGACATCAACTTGTGATTTTGTGATTATTTTTTGGATTGAAAGTGGAGTCGGGGATGGAATGAATTGAGAACCATGGAAAAAATGATGGACAGGGCCATGACCACAACCAATATCCAATTCGTCAGCGTGTAAAATAGCTTGGGTAATATAGTGCTTGCCGAGTTGGACTGCTTCGATAAGGCTATATCCTTGAGCGAGATAACTGGTGATGGCGGATGACAGTGTACAACCAGTTCCGTGGGTATTTTGTGTGTGAATGCGTGGTGTGGATAGTCGAGTGACGTTGTCTTTTGTTATCAATAGGTCGGTACTGGTATTTTCAGATTCTAGATGCCCACCTTTAAGTAGCACATTTTGAGTATCTAGCGCTCTGAGTTTCCCTATAAGGGCATTCATTTCAGATTCAGTTTTTGGTATTGGCTCGCCTGTTAAAGCGGCCGCTTCAGGAAGGTTGGGTGTAATAATTTCAGCTAAGGGCAAAAGTAGAGTTTTAAGGGTGGTAATGGCCTGCTTTTCTAGAAGAAGGTCGCCACTTGTTGCCACCATGACCGGGTCAATGACAAGGTGTTTAGGTTTGTATTGGCGTAATTTTCTAGCAACGGTTTTTATTATTTGAACGTCACTCAGCATCCCTATCTTTACCGCTTGGACATTGAGATCGTTAAATACGGCGTCTATCTGCTGTTCTACAAATTCAGGTGATATGGAGAAAATACCCGAAACACCTTGAGTGTTTTGTGCTGTGAGGGCGGTGATGACTGAACAGGCGTAGCTGTCTGTTGCTGAAATAGCTTTGATATCAGCTTGAATACCTGCGCCGCCGCTACTATCTGAGCCTGCAATGGTAAGGACAATTGGTGTTGAGTTCTTTGCTGTCATGTGGGTTCCTAAACGTTAGCGTATAGGAATAACAGCAGCCAGATAGAGGGAAATACTACGGGACGTAGAGACACTAACTTGGCATGGCTATTAGTTCCCTACGTCAGTGTTAACTGCATCAGGTTCAACGGGTCCCATCGAAATGGTCTCAGCTTTGGGTTGTGGCCCTTAGCTCCCCGACTAATATCTAAATTTTATTTTCCGAAAGAGTGTAGCAAATTCATACGTTAACGAAAAGAGTCCATAGTGACTCCCGTCAATGTTTGTATTGGTGTTGAACGATAATATAGTGGTTAGAAGTATAATCCTACAGCAGCATAGAGAACTCTATAATGGATGCGAACGGTCAGATTTCTCCAGAACTGGTTGCACAGATCTACGATACCGCTCTAGATCCAACCCAGTGGCCGATATTATTGGAACGGATAGCATCCACCTTGCCTCCAATAGAAGCCGAACAAATGGTTAGTGCTACACGACAGGTAAATCAACGTATATCTATGCAAGAAGTTGAAAGGTATCGAAGCCTTTCTCAGATATCTACCATAGTGGAGCATTTAGAACGAAGCGCGGCAATTAGTAATCGGATTAAAGACAACGACGAACAAGAGCACCTACAACTTAGTTTGTTCGACTTCTTACCATTGCCAGCCTTTGTTTGCGCGCCAAATGGGCAAATACTGCAACAAAACCGCTTAGCCTCTGAACTATTAAAAACCACCGCTTTAGTTATGATTGATAATCAGCGTATTAAGTTTCATCATAACTCTCAGCAGAGACAGTTCGATAAACTGATATCTCAACTAACCGAACCCAATGGCCAAGTTCGTGAAACAACGATGCGGTTACGTGATAGCTTTCAAACCAATCCGGTAAGTATCAGTTTGTCACGGATAGATGACCAATATCAGCTAGGTAGTAATATCTTGGTACTGTTTGCCAATCAAAATGTGGATACAAAGCCCAATTTGTCTGCATTTAGCCGACAATACGAGCTAACCAAAGCGGAGCAAAAACTGGTCGAAAACTTAGCTCACAATAAAACGTTGAATGAAATTAGTGAGAGTCATGGCGTATCAATCAATACCATCCGAACCCAGTTAAAGTCAGTATTTCAGAAAACAGGTTGTCACCGACAAAGTGAGTTGATGAAACTTGTTTTGGTTAATTCTACTTCGGAAGTTTGTGACAATAATGGCCAGTTAAAATCTAAGTTTATTTTTGACTCTGCGCGATACCATCATGTCTGTGAAGTAAGCAATGGTCGACAGCTGGGGTTCAGCGATATTGGAAGAACAAGCGGCGTTCCTGTCATTGTTTTGCCACCGAGTACGGGGTCAAGGCTACAGCAGCATCCCGATAATAAAGTACTTTTTGACCATAATATCCGTTTGATCACTATTGACCGGCCGGGGTTTGGTTTATCATCCGCAGATCCAAATCGAACATTAACGAGTATTGCTTACGATGTTGAAGCATTAGCAGATAACCTTAATATAGGGCGGTTTTCGTTGATTGGATTTTGTGGTGGAGGCCCTTTTGCGTTAGCAACAGCGTCCGTATTAAAGGAGCGTATCGTTCATACCTCTTTAGTGAGTTCCGTGACGCCTTTTCAGCCCATTAACTTGTTCCATGGTGTCAAATCTAGCAACAAATTTTTGGCTCAGATAGCGATGCGCGCCCCAACAGTTCTTCATCCATTGTTAAAAATCATTACCAATAACCTGATGAAAGACCATGAACTCTATTTTGATCAGGTCTACCAACATTTGTGTGAAAGTGATGCTGCAGCTCTATCAGAAACGGAAGTGACCGATAACTTTTTATTGGCGTTTAGAGAGGCGATGAGGCAGGGACCAATTGCATTTAGCGAAGATTTGGTCATTTTGAGCCGTCTTTGGAATATCAATTTTGAAAATATCGTTTCACCTGTAACGATATGGCATGGCAGTTTAGATCAACATGTTCCCGTTCAGTTGGCACGTAAGTTTCATCGTCTTATTGAACATTCTAAGTTTAATGAAATTGACAACTTGGGTCATTTACTCGTCTATCATCGCTGGAGTGAGATATTACAATCTATATCTGCAGAGCAGAGTTGAGGTGTATAGCTTAATAAACAATTAAAATAAAAAAGCCGGATACGTAGTCCGGCTTTTGTTTATTGTAGTTTAAGGAATTCTAATCTAAGAATTAATGACGCAAGTAGTGATAAACTACCAGCCTTTGACTACACCGCCTTTAAAGATCTCTGAAGCAGCCTGGTAGACTTCGTCTGTTTGGTACGCTTTCACAAAATTTTGTACTTTTTCTGAGTCAACATTCTCGGTGCGAGCAACAATTAAGTTAACGTATGGCGATTCTTTGTCTTCGACGAAGATACCGTCCTTCTCTGGCGTTAAATCGATGCTGCTTGCGTAAGTGGTGTTGATGATGGATAACGCTACATCGTCTAGAGAGCGAGGTAACTGAGCGGCATCTAGCTCAACAATAGTAATGTTTTTTGGGTTTTCTACGATATCGCGAATAGTGCCAGAAAGGCCAACATCTGCGCGCAATTTAACTAGACCTTGTTGCTCTAGGAGTAGCAACGAACGACCAAGGTTAGTAGGGTCGTTAGGAACGGCAATACGTGATCCATCGGCAATTTGGTCTACTGAAGTAACTTGCTTAGAATAGCCAGCAATAGGGTAAACAAACGAGTTGCCTGCAATAGCGAGTTTGTAACCACGGTCTGAAATTTGTTGGTCAAGGTATGGTTTATGTTGGAAAGCATTGATATCTACAGAACCATCATCGAGGGCGGCATTTGGTGTAACGTAGTCGGTGAACGTGACTAGCTCAACATCTAGGTTGTATTTTTCTTTAGCGACTTTCGCTGCAACTTCAGCGACTTGAGCTTCTGCGCCAGCCATTACGCCAATTTTTATTTTGTTGGTGTCTACTTCTTTGTCACCACATCCAGCTAATACTAGCGCTGATGCTGCCGTTGCGGTGATAAGTAAATTTTTAAGGCTAAATTTCATGTTACATCTCCTGTAATTGTTGTGTTTATTATTATCTGTGGTCTACACGACGGACGAATGCATCGCCAATTGATTGAATTATTTGTACCAGTACTATAAGCATAACGACTGTGACGGCCATGATGACAACGTCATATCGGTGAAAGCCGTAGCGGATAGCGACATCACCTAAACCTCCACCTCCAACAGTACCTGCCATAGCGGAATAACTGACTAGGGTAACGAGTGTGATGGTGACGGCATTTACTATGGTCGGTAAGGCTTCTGGGAGTAGTACCTTGGTGATAATTTGGGTAGGTTTTGCACCCATAGATTGTGCCGCTTCTACAAGGCCGCTTGGGACTTCAAGCAAAGCGCCTTCAATTAAGCGTGCGACAAACGGAATCGCTCCTATGGTCAGTGGAACGATGGCTGCTGTTGTTCCTATAAAAGTACCCACAAGAAGCTTTGTTACTGGAATAATAGCTACCATAAGGACAAGAAAGGGTACCGAGCGTCCAATGTTTACGATGGCTCCTAAAATGCTATTAAGTTTCGTATTTTCAGCGAGGCCACCTTTTTTGGTGATGTGTAATATAACACCCAATGGAATACCAACGGCAAATCCGACAAAGCCGGAAACCGCGACCATATAAAGTGTTTCTCCTGTGGCCCCTAACAACAATTTGCTATTAAGACTTAACCATTGAGCAATGGAATCAAAGGACATAACCAAGTACCTCTACTTTTACTTTGTGCTCTTTTAAGAATGCGATGGCAGCGTTGTCATCGTGTTCCGAGCCGAATAATTCTGCGACCATCATGCCGAACTTTACCCCACCAGCGTAATCAAGATCAGAGCTTAAGATGCTCACATCGATATTAAACTGGCGCGAGATTTGGCTCATTAGTGGTGCGTCGACTGTTTCTCCGGTAAATTCGAGTCGCACGAGTGGATGAGATCCCTCGATTCTATTTGTTTGTAACCGGGCTTGGTAATCTTCCGGTATTGAAAGGTCCAGAGTTGAACGAATAAAGCTATGAGCGAGCTCTGTTTTAGGGTGAGCGAAAATTTCGCCTACCGTGCCTTGTTCTACCAATTCTCCGTCACCAATGATGGCCACTTGATGGCATATACCTTTTACAACATCCATCTCGTGAGTAATCAGAAGAATAGTGATGTTTAATTTTCGATTAATCTCTCTAAGTAGTTCAAGAATCGATTGTGTTGTTGCTGGGTCAAGGGCACTGGTTGCTTCATCGCACAGCAATACTTTAGGGTCAGACGCTAATGCTCTTGCAATAGCAACCCGTTGTTTTTGACCACCGCTTAGATTGGCAGGATAAGTATCACGTTTGTCGGCAAGACCGACTAAGGATAGCAGTTCGCTAACCTTAGTATTAATCGTCTCTTTATTGATGCCTGCTAGCTCTAGGGGCAGGGCTATATTATTAAAAACAGTACGAGAAGAGAGCAAATTAAAGTGTTGGAATATCATTCCAATATTACGCCGAGCTTCACTTAATTCTGATTTGGAAAGCAGTGTGAGATCGACACCATCCACAACAACGCTACCCTGTGTAGGAGCTTCGAGCATGTTTACACAGCGGATAAGTGTGCTTTTACCTGCACCAGATGAGCCTATAACACCAAAAATACTTCCTTGTGAGATAGACAGGTTGATGTCTACTAAGGCGTGAATTTCTTTTTCACCTTGATAGAAAACCTTGTTAACGTTGCTAATTTCAATCATTTAATAAAACCTAATTGGAATAACCAGAATAAAGTACTGGTTAACTTTCTAAACTGTAGACGATGCTATGGTGAACACGTTTCCTTGTCAATAGGTATCTTGACGTATAGACGTCCATAGCTCTATTTGGGTTATTTTGTTTGGATATTTAATAGTTCTGAATGCTATAAAACGGCGAAAGAAAAAACTTGTTAATTTAGGATAAATGATGATCAGCAGTGTAAAGCGTGCAATAATTTCGTTATAAATTTCTATTGAGGATAAGGCTTTGGCTAAACCTGCTGTGTTTTTAGATCGAGATGGCGTAATTAATGTAGATCACGGATACGTTCATGATGAACATGATTTTGAATTTATCGATGGCGTATTTGAAGCGACGAAAACATTACAACAGATGGGATACCTTTTGGTTCTAGTGACCAATCAATCTGGTGTTGCTCGCGGGTTGTTTAGCGAAGATAGGTTTCTTTCTTTAACGGAATGGATGGATTGGAATTTTGTTGACAATGGCGTTGAACTTGACGGTATTTATTACTGTTTACACCATCCTGAACACGGTATCGGAGATTACAAGCAAGATTGTGACTGTCGCAAACCGAAACCAGGCATGTTTATTTCTGCTCGTGACTTCTTGAAAATAGATATGGCGAACTCAATCATGGTAGGCGATAAAGCGGAAGACATGATGGCAGCAGAAGCGGCTGGTGTTGGCACAAAAATACTCGTTAGAACAGGAAAGCCCGTAACAGACAGGGGAGAGTCTCTCGCTACGGTTGTTTTAGAGAGTATAAAACAAGTACCAGAGTATCTTAAACAACGGTAAAGGATGTCTTGTGAATATTAAGTGGCTTTTTTTCTCTATTTTTTTTGCTTTGGTTGGATGTGGTTCAACCACAGATTCTCTTTATACCTGTAATAATGGAACACAGTTCACGGTGTCTCATACTGAAGATCAAGCAGCTGAAATGGTCATGGCGCACAAACGGATTTCACTGCAACAGGTACCAGCCGCGTCCGGTAGCAAGTATGAAAATTCAGAGCGTGATTTGATGCTTTGGTTGAAAGGAAAACGTGCCATGGTTACCCTAGGCTCAGATACCATCATAAACTGTGATCAGGTTACTAATTGATAACCATGAGAAAATTGACAATTCATGATATTGCAAAACTCGCTGGAGTAGGTAAGTCAACGGTTTCTCGCCTGTAGTTAATTACCCTACTGGGTATTAATTAGAATGCAGTTGGTCAACAATCGAAATGAATAGTTGGCTGGCTGTTTTCAGTATCTCATCAGGGAAATCATAGTCTGGATTGTGTAATTCAGGGTGAGAATTCCCACTTCCTATACAAAAAAGTGCACCATTCCATTTCAGTAAAAACTCGGAAAAATCTTCCGACCAACGCATAGGCTCATTAAGGCTCTCAACGGTAAAACCTAGCTGTTTGGCTTGTTGGTTAATTATCTGACAATGTTTGCTCGAATTGAAAGCCGCATTGAAGGGTTCATCCCAGTCAACTTTTACGATAATGCCTGTTTTTTGTTGTAACTTATCTAGCATCGCAAGTAAATTCGATTTCATATTCGAAAAGGTTTGGTTGCAATCACTGCGCATGGTAGCCATCACTTTTGCATTACCCGGAGCAATACCAAATGCTTCTTCTCCAAGCCTTGCATGGACTATGGTGACTAAGCTGAAAACGTCAGGGTGCATATTCGGAATACTTTGCAGGTAATTAACTGTTTCGATCATCGCTAGGCAAGGACTGAGGCCATTCTCAGGTCTAGCAGCGTGAGAAGTTTTTCCTTCAAACTCAATTGATATCCCGGTAGACGCGCAAGCGAATGTACCTTCTCTAATTAGTATTTGATTGAGAGGATAGCCTGGTAGGTTGTGGTAGGCGAAAACGTTATCAACCTTCAATGATGAGAGCGCTTTATCATTGAGCATGGATAAAGCGCCAGTACCGGTCTCTTCTGCTGGCTGAAACAGTAAGATGACTTTGCCTGTTTTTGGTGGCGATTTTGAAAGTTGTTCCGCTACCATTAACAGCGAACTTGTATGACCATCATGCCCACAGGCATGCATCACACCAACATTTTCTGACACATGGTCATGAGTGGCTATCTCATTGATGGGGAGTGCGTCAAAATCAGCACGAAAGAGGGTTGTTTCTCCGTCATAACCGCTGTCTACAATGCAGATGATGCCATATCCACCGATGTGACCGGTAGGGGATAAGCCGAAGTTTTCTAGTTGAGAGAAAATCATTGCTGATGTTTGTTTTTCTTGCACAGATAGCTCGGGCTGTCTGTGCAACTGTTTTCTGAATTCGATCGGGTCAAAACAAAGCGTGTTTAACGTAGCATCCATGCGGTTAATCCAATTGTGTTATTTTTATAGGTTGATTCTGCTTGGCTATACTATCCCATTTTGTTACACGCAATGCTAACTATAGGTCACTGTATAGCGTGCTGGTTTATGGTTCATACCCAATACGATATTTAGCACAATCGCACCAAGCACTGATATGGCTAATATTGTTGGAGTGATGAAAAAGAACGATGCCACCAAAATAGTGCTATCGATCCCAAGCTGTGTTTTACCTACAGAAATTCCGGTTTTATCTTGAACAAGAAGGCAGAAGATATTGAAACCACCTAAGCTTGAACGGTGTCTAAATAAAATGAGCATACCAAGCCCCATCAGTAATCCACCAGCGATAGCGCAGTATATTGCATTAACAGACTCAATACTTATCACCATGTCTAGGTGGTCCACGAATACAGATACAAGGCCACAAGAAACAATACTATTTACTGCAAACTGAAAACCAAATCGGCGCCAACCTAATATAAAAAAGGGGATATTTGTAAAGAAATAGAAGGTACCAAAGCTAAATGGTATTAACTGACTTAATAATAATGAAAGTCCAGCGGTACCTCCTGTAATAAGATTCGCCGATTGTAGAAAAAATATGCCTTGAGCCGTTAAAAACGTCCCAGTGAGTATCGCTATCCAGTCTTCCTTGATTGAGTGTTTTTGCATCATTTTTCTTTTTTTGTTGCATTAAGTAGCCAGAATAGTAGATAAAAAATGAGTTTTTCGGTAGCTTGGAGGCTAAATTTGTAGGTATGGCGTGTAAGTGACA is a genomic window of Vibrio algarum containing:
- a CDS encoding LacI family DNA-binding transcriptional regulator, translating into MRKLTIHDIAKLAGVGKSTVSRL
- the metN gene encoding methionine ABC transporter ATP-binding protein MetN, with the protein product MIEISNVNKVFYQGEKEIHALVDINLSISQGSIFGVIGSSGAGKSTLIRCVNMLEAPTQGSVVVDGVDLTLLSKSELSEARRNIGMIFQHFNLLSSRTVFNNIALPLELAGINKETINTKVSELLSLVGLADKRDTYPANLSGGQKQRVAIARALASDPKVLLCDEATSALDPATTQSILELLREINRKLNITILLITHEMDVVKGICHQVAIIGDGELVEQGTVGEIFAHPKTELAHSFIRSTLDLSIPEDYQARLQTNRIEGSHPLVRLEFTGETVDAPLMSQISRQFNIDVSILSSDLDYAGGVKFGMMVAELFGSEHDDNAAIAFLKEHKVKVEVLGYVL
- the gmhB gene encoding D-glycero-beta-D-manno-heptose 1,7-bisphosphate 7-phosphatase; translation: MAKPAVFLDRDGVINVDHGYVHDEHDFEFIDGVFEATKTLQQMGYLLVLVTNQSGVARGLFSEDRFLSLTEWMDWNFVDNGVELDGIYYCLHHPEHGIGDYKQDCDCRKPKPGMFISARDFLKIDMANSIMVGDKAEDMMAAEAAGVGTKILVRTGKPVTDRGESLATVVLESIKQVPEYLKQR
- a CDS encoding amidohydrolase translates to MDATLNTLCFDPIEFRKQLHRQPELSVQEKQTSAMIFSQLENFGLSPTGHIGGYGIICIVDSGYDGETTLFRADFDALPINEIATHDHVSENVGVMHACGHDGHTSSLLMVAEQLSKSPPKTGKVILLFQPAEETGTGALSMLNDKALSSLKVDNVFAYHNLPGYPLNQILIREGTFACASTGISIEFEGKTSHAARPENGLSPCLAMIETVNYLQSIPNMHPDVFSLVTIVHARLGEEAFGIAPGNAKVMATMRSDCNQTFSNMKSNLLAMLDKLQQKTGIIVKVDWDEPFNAAFNSSKHCQIINQQAKQLGFTVESLNEPMRWSEDFSEFLLKWNGALFCIGSGNSHPELHNPDYDFPDEILKTASQLFISIVDQLHSN
- a CDS encoding methionine ABC transporter permease, with translation MSFDSIAQWLSLNSKLLLGATGETLYMVAVSGFVGFAVGIPLGVILHITKKGGLAENTKLNSILGAIVNIGRSVPFLVLMVAIIPVTKLLVGTFIGTTAAIVPLTIGAIPFVARLIEGALLEVPSGLVEAAQSMGAKPTQIITKVLLPEALPTIVNAVTITLVTLVSYSAMAGTVGGGGLGDVAIRYGFHRYDVVIMAVTVVMLIVLVQIIQSIGDAFVRRVDHR
- the thiD gene encoding bifunctional hydroxymethylpyrimidine kinase/phosphomethylpyrimidine kinase — encoded protein: MTAKNSTPIVLTIAGSDSSGGAGIQADIKAISATDSYACSVITALTAQNTQGVSGIFSISPEFVEQQIDAVFNDLNVQAVKIGMLSDVQIIKTVARKLRQYKPKHLVIDPVMVATSGDLLLEKQAITTLKTLLLPLAEIITPNLPEAAALTGEPIPKTESEMNALIGKLRALDTQNVLLKGGHLESENTSTDLLITKDNVTRLSTPRIHTQNTHGTGCTLSSAITSYLAQGYSLIEAVQLGKHYITQAILHADELDIGCGHGPVHHFFHGSQFIPSPTPLSIQKIITKSQVDVEHE
- a CDS encoding alpha/beta fold hydrolase, which gives rise to MDANGQISPELVAQIYDTALDPTQWPILLERIASTLPPIEAEQMVSATRQVNQRISMQEVERYRSLSQISTIVEHLERSAAISNRIKDNDEQEHLQLSLFDFLPLPAFVCAPNGQILQQNRLASELLKTTALVMIDNQRIKFHHNSQQRQFDKLISQLTEPNGQVRETTMRLRDSFQTNPVSISLSRIDDQYQLGSNILVLFANQNVDTKPNLSAFSRQYELTKAEQKLVENLAHNKTLNEISESHGVSINTIRTQLKSVFQKTGCHRQSELMKLVLVNSTSEVCDNNGQLKSKFIFDSARYHHVCEVSNGRQLGFSDIGRTSGVPVIVLPPSTGSRLQQHPDNKVLFDHNIRLITIDRPGFGLSSADPNRTLTSIAYDVEALADNLNIGRFSLIGFCGGGPFALATASVLKERIVHTSLVSSVTPFQPINLFHGVKSSNKFLAQIAMRAPTVLHPLLKIITNNLMKDHELYFDQVYQHLCESDAAALSETEVTDNFLLAFREAMRQGPIAFSEDLVILSRLWNINFENIVSPVTIWHGSLDQHVPVQLARKFHRLIEHSKFNEIDNLGHLLVYHRWSEILQSISAEQS
- a CDS encoding ABC transporter ATP-binding protein, whose product is MNNSVLIELNNTVLGYKDGHQPIISGVNMQIMTREWTCILGRSGCGKTTLLRFLAGLLKDNLIWQGNLITHLNGELSQHVAYMAQQDLLLPWLNVLDNVCLSFKFASQKLSEPERQKAVLLIEQVGLTKHIEKFPDQLSGGMRQRVALARTLMQDKPLVLMDEPFSALDTVTRHQLQNLSATLLRNNTVVLITHDPQEALRLADKIYLMQGSPSKTHSFPVPDTKAPRKLCEEIAQLQQKLIEQLEQEHVGD
- a CDS encoding MetQ/NlpA family lipoprotein; its protein translation is MKFSLKNLLITATAASALVLAGCGDKEVDTNKIKIGVMAGAEAQVAEVAAKVAKEKYNLDVELVTFTDYVTPNAALDDGSVDINAFQHKPYLDQQISDRGYKLAIAGNSFVYPIAGYSKQVTSVDQIADGSRIAVPNDPTNLGRSLLLLEQQGLVKLRADVGLSGTIRDIVENPKNITIVELDAAQLPRSLDDVALSIINTTYASSIDLTPEKDGIFVEDKESPYVNLIVARTENVDSEKVQNFVKAYQTDEVYQAASEIFKGGVVKGW
- a CDS encoding MliC family protein → MNIKWLFFSIFFALVGCGSTTDSLYTCNNGTQFTVSHTEDQAAEMVMAHKRISLQQVPAASGSKYENSERDLMLWLKGKRAMVTLGSDTIINCDQVTN
- a CDS encoding ABC transporter substrate-binding protein, encoding MFTKNKKGSIVRKGWLTILLAFIPLGVIAEDNKSITLMLDWFVNPNHGPIVIAQERGYFNEQGLTITIQEPADPSLPAKLVAANNVDLAISYQTSLTIDVAEKLPLIRASTLISTPLNTLMVLDNGKINSLADLKGKKIGIAIAGNEEATVGTMLKSVGVAFNEVEIINIGWALSSSLASGKVDAIWGGLRNFETNQLAIEGYPSKAFYPEEHGVPTYDELVVVANANNYDADAIRKFNNAIEKATTYIVNHPQDAWEEFVAYSPDTLNNELNKRAWRDTLTRFDLRPAAVDLQRYDHFTQFLYENKIISSAPKASDFVPTL
- a CDS encoding YitT family protein; the protein is MQKHSIKEDWIAILTGTFLTAQGIFFLQSANLITGGTAGLSLLLSQLIPFSFGTFYFFTNIPFFILGWRRFGFQFAVNSIVSCGLVSVFVDHLDMVISIESVNAIYCAIAGGLLMGLGMLILFRHRSSLGGFNIFCLLVQDKTGISVGKTQLGIDSTILVASFFFITPTILAISVLGAIVLNIVLGMNHKPARYTVTYS